In Methanothermus fervidus DSM 2088, a single genomic region encodes these proteins:
- a CDS encoding hypothetical protein (KEGG: mst:Msp_0616 hypothetical protein~SPTR: Q2NGN9 Partially conserved hypothetical membrane-spanning protein): MHPKKDKKMISVLLLFITLITIYFLNLQVKLGVVYWDTYIYLWNALMFAGISPGYKQYLPPLIPFLTGMLFKVVGVSEVVLFVICGIIYVLGVLGTYLFLRLRFTTIESFAGTLILSCMSVVLAWMVAGTLDVPGAMLSVWTIFTFVYGMEKNKKFLFFTPILYLLAFLTRYTAGLLVIPILTYLIVSRFKNIKELMIGAAFGSPILISFMYFLYLKVGNPFIFLGIGIPGTPNPEYPGFNLDSFYYLKHILQYISSFPSKEYLGTYLNPSMGYTSPISYVLAFLSILGISLYLKRHRAIYGIIPTIFLTILSLKYQLIYLIPELLLIPCMLFLYSKSKIPKLDLMVFTWFLTYLFAHSLICLKVDRYFITMVIPLTYILMLGISELKNLISTSKYNALVIFLAVGVVISSLSYYFTITPYRLDSNLENAATWLKNYDPNYRQKIIFSDHWIGMSWYLKYEVKRGNPDDFKSIDDLSKMLINSNATYFIWTKKGFELKGFKIIKKFKGAIIYERCR, from the coding sequence ATGCATCCAAAAAAAGATAAAAAAATGATTTCAGTTTTATTACTCTTTATAACATTAATAACGATTTATTTTTTAAATCTTCAGGTAAAACTTGGGGTAGTATACTGGGATACGTACATATATCTTTGGAATGCTTTAATGTTTGCTGGAATTAGTCCAGGATATAAACAATATCTTCCTCCTTTAATCCCATTTTTAACTGGGATGTTATTTAAGGTTGTAGGAGTATCTGAAGTTGTTTTGTTTGTAATATGTGGGATAATATATGTATTAGGAGTTTTAGGAACATATTTATTTTTAAGACTTAGATTTACAACTATTGAAAGTTTTGCAGGAACATTAATTCTTTCATGCATGTCTGTTGTGCTTGCATGGATGGTTGCTGGAACACTGGATGTTCCTGGAGCCATGCTAAGTGTATGGACAATTTTCACATTTGTTTATGGTATGGAAAAAAACAAAAAATTTTTGTTTTTTACACCAATTCTTTATCTTCTAGCTTTTTTAACAAGATATACAGCAGGACTATTGGTTATTCCTATTTTAACATATTTGATTGTGAGTAGATTTAAAAATATTAAAGAATTGATGATAGGAGCTGCATTTGGGAGTCCTATTTTAATTTCCTTCATGTATTTTTTATATTTAAAAGTAGGTAATCCTTTCATCTTTTTAGGCATTGGAATTCCAGGCACACCTAATCCAGAATATCCAGGATTCAATCTAGATAGTTTCTACTATCTAAAACATATTTTACAATACATAAGTAGCTTTCCTTCAAAAGAGTATTTAGGTACATATCTAAATCCAAGTATGGGATACACATCCCCAATAAGTTATGTTTTAGCTTTTCTTTCAATTTTGGGGATTTCTTTATATTTAAAAAGACATAGGGCAATTTATGGAATTATCCCAACAATTTTTTTAACAATTTTATCATTGAAATATCAACTAATTTACCTTATACCTGAATTGTTATTAATTCCTTGCATGTTATTTCTTTATTCAAAATCTAAAATTCCAAAACTAGATTTAATGGTATTCACATGGTTTTTAACCTATTTGTTTGCTCATAGCTTAATATGTCTCAAAGTTGATAGGTACTTTATAACGATGGTTATTCCACTAACATACATTCTGATGCTTGGAATTTCAGAATTAAAAAATTTAATTTCAACCTCGAAATACAATGCATTAGTAATTTTTCTAGCTGTGGGCGTTGTTATATCTTCCTTAAGTTACTATTTCACTATAACTCCATATAGATTAGATTCAAATTTGGAGAATGCAGCAACATGGTTAAAAAATTATGATCCAAATTATAGACAGAAGATTATATTTTCAGATCATTGGATTGGAATGAGTTGGTATCTTAAATATGAAGTGAAAAGAGGGAATCCAGATGATTTTAAGAGTATAGATGATTTATCTAAAATGCTTATAAATTCAAATGCAACTTATTTCATATGGACAAAAAAAGGTTTTGAATTAAAAGGTTTTAAAATCATTAAAAAATTTAAAGGAGCCATAATCTATGAAAGGTGTAGATAA
- a CDS encoding conserved hypothetical protein (KEGG: mst:Msp_0616 hypothetical protein~SPTR: Q2NGN9 Partially conserved hypothetical membrane-spanning protein): MKGVDKYLLTLLIFTSILAIILVQIQSKIGVYYWDIFFYLNNAAKMAGIGASDTLYLPPFLSYLTSLIFKLGYVSETALFIVSAIFYVLGVIALYLILKLKFSEVESFLGATAFATFTLIIMWAVSGALDVPSISLALWSLYFALLGVKKNSRYLYFVFPVAVLSFLTRYTSALIIFPLILTFYIYKERIDIKKIVASIGIGVFIYYEFYEFLKQFGQKNIVPFIKYSTGGAVSSTNPGYNLDFLYYLKYIPQYISAKVIHNYEDMLWPSNSEPTLISYLILIFIIIGIIPFTFKNPKKYLLPTILAIVLALSIYFNFPFYIAEFIMFGMILSLYRNLKDKRLALDLIFLTWFLSFFILHTLHPVKVDRYFITMTPALAYAFTLGVHKFSKVTKIKNIATVLLTLIIFNTGIYLIEMPKSDPWVQSEKLAAEWLKKYDPDYKYKIIASDRGPAFTWYLKKYVFTRIYSESDKELFWRLMNKAPPYYYIHSDTSKSVPLHGYYPIKKIGQVVIYKREM; the protein is encoded by the coding sequence ATGAAAGGTGTAGATAAGTATCTTCTCACTTTACTTATCTTTACCTCAATACTTGCCATAATACTCGTTCAAATACAAAGTAAGATTGGGGTTTACTATTGGGATATATTTTTTTATCTAAACAATGCAGCAAAAATGGCAGGCATAGGTGCAAGTGATACTCTTTATTTACCTCCATTTCTCTCTTATCTAACTTCTTTAATTTTTAAACTAGGCTATGTGTCTGAAACTGCATTGTTCATAGTGTCAGCAATCTTTTATGTTTTAGGTGTGATTGCTCTATATTTAATATTGAAGTTGAAGTTTAGTGAAGTAGAATCATTTTTAGGTGCTACGGCTTTCGCAACTTTCACTTTAATCATTATGTGGGCTGTTAGTGGAGCATTAGATGTTCCATCCATATCTTTAGCTTTATGGAGTTTATATTTTGCATTACTGGGTGTTAAAAAGAATTCTAGATATCTATACTTTGTATTCCCTGTTGCAGTTCTCTCCTTTTTAACAAGATATACATCTGCATTGATAATCTTCCCACTAATTCTTACCTTCTACATATATAAAGAAAGAATTGATATTAAGAAAATAGTAGCGAGCATTGGCATTGGAGTATTTATTTATTATGAATTCTATGAATTTTTAAAACAATTTGGACAAAAAAATATAGTTCCTTTCATTAAATATTCTACTGGTGGTGCAGTTTCATCTACAAATCCAGGCTATAATTTAGATTTTCTCTATTACCTCAAATATATACCACAATATATCTCAGCTAAAGTCATACATAATTATGAGGATATGCTTTGGCCATCTAACAGTGAACCAACTTTAATCTCATATTTAATACTAATCTTCATCATCATTGGAATAATACCATTTACCTTTAAAAATCCAAAAAAATACCTATTACCTACTATATTAGCAATAGTGCTTGCATTATCAATTTACTTTAATTTTCCATTTTATATAGCCGAATTTATAATGTTTGGAATGATTTTATCTCTATATAGGAATTTAAAAGATAAAAGATTGGCCTTAGATTTAATATTTTTAACATGGTTTCTATCATTCTTTATTCTACATACATTACATCCTGTTAAGGTTGATCGCTATTTCATTACAATGACTCCTGCATTGGCTTATGCATTTACATTAGGAGTACATAAATTTTCTAAAGTTACGAAAATAAAAAATATAGCGACAGTATTGCTTACATTGATAATATTTAACACAGGTATATATTTAATAGAGATGCCCAAAAGTGATCCCTGGGTTCAATCTGAAAAGCTTGCTGCAGAATGGCTAAAAAAATATGATCCTGATTATAAATACAAAATTATAGCATCTGACAGAGGTCCTGCATTTACTTGGTATCTAAAAAAATACGTTTTTACACGTATTTATAGTGAAAGTGATAAGGAATTGTTCTGGCGACTTATGAATAAAGCACCTCCATACTATTATATACATAGTGATACAAGTAAATCTGTGCCACTTCATGGATACTATCCAATAAAAAAAATTGGACAAGTAGTGATATATAAGAGGGAGATGTAA
- a CDS encoding major facilitator superfamily MFS_1 (COGs: COG2814 Arabinose efflux permease~InterPro IPR016196: IPR011701: IPR001411~KEGG: tsi:TSIB_0718 putative transport protein~PFAM: major facilitator superfamily MFS_1~SPTR: C6A2D6 Putative transport protein~PFAM: Major Facilitator Superfamily), translating into MSRSIYAIIIALVGPFLTPFVTSSINIALPEIGRELGVSASILSWIPTSYLMTLAALLIPMGRLGDIYGRKRIFQLGITIFTISSALAGISATGETIIFFRILQGIGSAMIFSNVNAILASIFPKHKRGRAFGLSSTGSYLGLFSGVTIGGFLTQYFGWRGVFYFNVPLAILCGYATLMIKGDWREAKGEDFDVKGSNFLAFSFIFLLLGVSSLYETQGLLFVSLGSVLSFLLYNYENRVDDPVFNPKILKKREFSWNGLAMLVTYTAAYPITFLLSYYLQSFQGFSPQKTGLVLSLQPVTIATLAPLGGRLSDKLNPRYVAAGGMLSIATAITTFILFSMQKNEMLLYLGLFLMGSGFALFSPSNTNMVMSSVKKRFFGVASATLSTFRVVGQCTGMGVIISILHFYSKTGAKVNGPVFTTVMELSMLVFLFLSIIGILLISFSKNESR; encoded by the coding sequence ATGTCTAGATCCATATATGCAATAATAATAGCATTGGTAGGGCCTTTTTTAACGCCATTTGTGACCTCTTCTATAAATATAGCCCTACCTGAAATAGGTCGTGAATTAGGAGTTTCAGCATCAATACTCAGTTGGATACCTACATCCTACCTAATGACTCTTGCAGCTTTGTTAATACCTATGGGTAGACTTGGAGACATATATGGTAGAAAAAGAATATTTCAGCTAGGTATAACTATATTTACAATTTCTTCTGCTTTAGCTGGAATTTCAGCTACAGGAGAAACCATAATATTTTTCAGGATTTTACAAGGTATTGGCAGTGCAATGATTTTTAGTAATGTGAATGCTATTTTGGCATCTATATTTCCTAAACACAAAAGAGGACGAGCATTTGGATTATCTTCTACTGGAAGTTATTTGGGATTATTTTCAGGTGTTACTATTGGTGGATTTTTAACCCAATATTTTGGATGGAGAGGGGTTTTTTATTTCAATGTTCCTCTTGCAATTCTTTGTGGCTATGCAACTTTAATGATAAAAGGTGACTGGAGAGAAGCAAAAGGAGAAGATTTCGATGTTAAAGGTTCTAATTTTTTAGCATTTTCATTTATATTTTTATTATTAGGAGTATCTTCATTATATGAAACCCAGGGATTATTATTTGTTTCTCTAGGCAGTGTCTTAAGTTTCTTACTTTACAATTATGAAAATAGAGTAGATGACCCAGTTTTTAATCCTAAAATATTGAAAAAACGTGAATTTAGCTGGAATGGACTTGCAATGTTAGTCACTTACACTGCTGCTTATCCTATTACATTTCTTTTAAGTTATTATTTACAATCATTTCAGGGATTTAGTCCACAAAAAACAGGTCTAGTTCTATCACTTCAACCAGTTACTATTGCTACACTGGCACCTCTTGGAGGAAGACTTTCAGATAAGTTGAACCCTAGATATGTAGCAGCTGGAGGAATGCTATCTATAGCAACTGCTATAACTACTTTCATATTATTCTCTATGCAAAAGAATGAAATGTTATTATATTTAGGTTTATTTTTAATGGGATCTGGATTTGCACTATTTTCACCATCAAATACAAACATGGTCATGAGTTCTGTTAAAAAAAGATTTTTCGGTGTTGCATCAGCAACATTAAGTACCTTTAGAGTTGTTGGACAATGTACTGGTATGGGTGTAATTATCTCTATATTACATTTCTATTCAAAAACAGGGGCTAAAGTGAATGGTCCAGTCTTTACAACAGTTATGGAATTATCAATGCTAGTTTTCTTATTCCTATCAATAATTGGTATACTGTTAATTTCATTTTCAAAAAATGAATCAAGATGA
- a CDS encoding transglutaminase domain protein (COGs: COG1305 Transglutaminase-like protein~InterPro IPR017853: IPR013781: IPR001223: IPR018975: IPR 002931~KEGG: mth:MTH359 hypothetical protein~PFAM: transglutaminase domain protein; Pseudomurein-binding repeat; glycoside hydrolase family 18~SMART: transglutaminase domain protein~SPTR: O26459 Conserved protein~PFAM: Transglutaminase-like superfamily; Glycosyl hydrolases family 18; Pseudomurein-binding repeat), whose protein sequence is MSLVILSLNGVNAQANTTLQNTTTSYNSSISVNAVWVKAWDMEKMNFTSVKHKNITDVFLEQQAFEKPKFQNSTKEFINKAKNENIRVHAWIMCLRQNNTWIDPVKHPEIKDVLVQKATKYIKEYNVDGIHLDYIRYPGNAPKNGTDIIADIVKYVYESVKKIKPNALVSAAVMPEMWANYIYGQDYTNMSRYLDFIVPMAYKGNYNETTEWIGKVTRYVVEHSLKPVVTGILAYRSDKNPVKLPASELVQDIRAALENGASGFAIFHYGIIDKKFFMDNPIDVSINQIKDAAARVTKFIDVNNRLPRYVKIGNQEISIAQYLYLVATALKQGLKGTVTVINVDNPDNSTVMALKGNIKKNEYLSLAKRVSDFIESYEKAPNFATFKNQKISFEQLVALFSKAIANNLPSYISLEKLNGIKSGYSAFSAGNPLNYTRIDTTINNPIITVSDILDAAARVKKFIDTNQRLPKTIKLANQQIKPAQFLYLACKVITGDTSALSIPNMAEAINGDSLTTITLPKDKYVDVASKVIKFMDTNGKAPNFATVDGTKIYYKDLVYMAAKILNFYKDKNRLPNYVTIDPDITSRPENTPYRGEDISQYLRATANCQVNDPRIQSLAKELTANAANDWEKASNIFNWVRDNIDYSFYYNTMKGAVGTLLTRKANCCDHAHLCVALFRAAGLPARYVHGYCQFVSGNWYGHVWAEVLINGVWYAADATAFCNSLGVVKNWNPTTATIYGRYASLPF, encoded by the coding sequence GTGAGCTTAGTCATACTAAGTCTCAATGGAGTGAACGCCCAGGCAAATACAACTTTACAAAACACAACAACATCATACAACTCCTCTATCAGTGTAAATGCAGTGTGGGTAAAAGCATGGGACATGGAAAAAATGAATTTCACATCGGTGAAACATAAAAACATAACAGATGTTTTCCTTGAGCAGCAGGCATTTGAAAAACCAAAATTCCAAAACTCCACAAAAGAATTCATAAACAAGGCCAAGAATGAAAATATAAGAGTCCATGCATGGATAATGTGCTTAAGGCAAAACAATACATGGATAGACCCAGTTAAGCACCCTGAAATCAAAGATGTGCTAGTTCAGAAGGCAACTAAGTATATAAAGGAATACAACGTTGATGGAATACACCTAGATTACATAAGATATCCAGGAAATGCACCAAAGAATGGTACAGATATAATAGCAGATATAGTTAAGTATGTATATGAATCAGTGAAGAAGATAAAGCCAAATGCATTAGTTTCAGCAGCAGTTATGCCAGAAATGTGGGCTAACTATATATATGGCCAAGATTACACAAATATGTCAAGATATCTAGACTTCATTGTTCCAATGGCTTACAAAGGTAACTACAATGAAACAACTGAGTGGATAGGGAAAGTAACTAGATATGTTGTTGAGCATTCATTAAAGCCAGTTGTCACAGGAATACTTGCATATAGATCAGATAAAAATCCTGTTAAGTTGCCAGCAAGTGAACTAGTCCAAGATATCAGGGCTGCATTGGAGAATGGTGCCAGTGGATTTGCTATATTCCACTATGGAATAATAGATAAGAAATTTTTCATGGATAATCCAATTGATGTCAGTATAAATCAAATAAAGGATGCTGCAGCTAGAGTAACCAAATTTATTGATGTAAACAACAGACTACCTAGATATGTAAAAATTGGTAACCAGGAAATATCCATTGCACAGTACCTATATCTTGTAGCTACTGCACTTAAACAAGGACTTAAAGGAACTGTAACAGTGATTAACGTTGACAATCCTGATAATTCAACAGTAATGGCTTTAAAAGGTAATATCAAAAAGAACGAGTACCTATCCTTAGCAAAAAGAGTTTCAGACTTTATAGAGTCATATGAAAAAGCACCTAATTTTGCTACATTTAAAAACCAAAAAATTTCGTTTGAACAATTAGTCGCCTTATTCTCTAAAGCCATAGCTAACAACTTACCTAGTTATATAAGTCTAGAGAAATTAAATGGCATAAAGTCAGGATATTCAGCATTTAGCGCTGGCAATCCATTAAACTACACCCGTATAGACACCACCATTAACAATCCAATAATCACAGTCTCAGACATACTTGATGCAGCAGCTAGAGTTAAAAAATTCATAGATACAAACCAAAGATTACCAAAAACAATAAAATTGGCCAACCAACAAATAAAACCTGCACAGTTCTTATATTTAGCATGCAAAGTTATTACTGGCGACACATCAGCATTGTCTATACCAAACATGGCTGAAGCCATAAATGGAGACTCATTAACAACAATAACATTGCCAAAAGACAAGTATGTTGATGTAGCAAGTAAGGTCATTAAATTCATGGATACAAACGGAAAAGCTCCCAATTTTGCAACAGTAGATGGAACAAAAATATATTACAAAGACTTAGTTTACATGGCAGCAAAGATACTAAACTTTTACAAAGATAAAAACAGACTACCAAATTATGTAACAATAGATCCAGACATTACATCAAGACCTGAAAATACACCATACAGAGGTGAAGATATATCACAATACCTTAGAGCAACAGCAAATTGTCAAGTCAATGACCCAAGAATACAAAGTCTAGCTAAAGAATTAACAGCAAATGCTGCAAATGACTGGGAAAAAGCATCAAATATATTCAATTGGGTAAGAGATAACATAGATTACAGTTTCTACTACAACACAATGAAAGGCGCAGTAGGAACTTTATTAACAAGGAAAGCAAACTGTTGTGACCATGCACATCTCTGTGTAGCATTATTCAGGGCAGCAGGACTCCCAGCAAGATATGTACATGGATATTGCCAATTTGTATCAGGAAACTGGTATGGACATGTCTGGGCTGAAGTATTAATTAATGGAGTATGGTATGCGGCAGATGCAACAGCATTTTGTAATAGTTTAGGCGTTGTGAAAAACTGGAACCCAACTACAGCTACAATATATGGAAGATACGCAAGCCTACCTTTCTAA
- a CDS encoding Radical SAM domain protein (COGs: COG1180 Pyruvate-formate lyase-activating enzyme~InterPro IPR007197: IPR006638~KEGG: det:DET0241 radical SAM domain-containing protein~PFAM: Radical SAM domain protein~SMART: Elongator protein 3/MiaB/NifB~SPTR: A6PP90 Radical SAM domain protein~PFAM: Radical SAM superfamily), whose protein sequence is MSLRSVRYSKKYSRVVIYTEGCVFNCKGCSYKAKINRNRIKKRNITIDKIKKILKIFDPKYLHFVGGEPLHTPEVYDIANFSRRLGIKNVIGHSTGWYLPSNDFDKINITIKSYNSEIHKEYTGYSNKRILRNFKKCYELGLKIKASTVFIPSFIDEEEIKKIAKFISKIDSSIPLHITGYIPMPGTPWRAPTQKEMENVVKITKKYLKNVTYSLYKNVEEYSKMIRENPQYQSVEILA, encoded by the coding sequence ATGTCTTTAAGATCTGTAAGATATTCTAAAAAATATTCAAGAGTCGTCATATATACAGAAGGATGTGTTTTCAATTGTAAGGGATGTTCTTATAAGGCAAAGATAAACAGGAATAGAATTAAGAAAAGAAATATCACAATTGACAAAATTAAAAAAATTTTGAAAATTTTTGATCCTAAGTACCTACATTTTGTTGGAGGTGAACCTCTTCATACACCGGAGGTATATGATATAGCTAATTTTTCTAGGAGATTAGGAATTAAAAATGTTATAGGACATTCAACAGGATGGTATCTTCCATCAAATGATTTCGATAAAATAAACATAACAATAAAGTCCTACAACAGTGAAATTCATAAGGAGTATACTGGCTACTCTAATAAAAGAATTTTGAGAAATTTCAAAAAATGTTATGAACTTGGCTTAAAGATTAAAGCAAGTACGGTTTTTATACCATCATTTATAGATGAAGAAGAAATTAAAAAAATTGCAAAATTTATAAGCAAAATTGATTCTTCAATACCTCTCCATATAACTGGCTACATTCCTATGCCAGGTACTCCTTGGAGAGCTCCAACCCAAAAAGAAATGGAAAACGTTGTAAAGATAACCAAAAAATACCTTAAAAATGTTACTTATTCTCTTTATAAAAATGTTGAAGAATACAGTAAGATGATAAGAGAAAATCCCCAATATCAAAGTGTTGAGATATTAGCATAA
- a CDS encoding conserved hypothetical protein (COGs: COG1439 nucleic acid-binding protein consists of a PIN domain and a Zn-ribbon module~KEGG: msi:Msm_0816 hypothetical protein~SPTR: A5ULE3 Predicted nucleic acid-binding protein, PIN domain-like family), with amino-acid sequence MEILDASAIICGYKPKKKAFTIPEVTSEIKDIRSKQFLNSLLKKRILEIKDVDEKTIKDTKKILRKIADISKLSFTDIKLISLAISIHKKGENVVVVTDDYMVQNALKILKIPFISLLSQGIKQVYRWVKICTGCKKIYPEEYKGKDCEICGSPIVKKRISKN; translated from the coding sequence ATGGAAATATTAGATGCATCTGCAATCATCTGCGGTTATAAACCAAAGAAAAAAGCATTTACAATTCCTGAAGTAACATCAGAAATTAAAGATATAAGATCAAAACAATTTTTAAATTCTTTATTAAAGAAAAGAATTCTGGAAATAAAAGACGTAGATGAAAAAACTATTAAAGATACAAAGAAAATTTTAAGAAAGATAGCTGATATCTCAAAATTATCATTCACTGACATAAAACTTATTTCCCTGGCAATCTCCATTCATAAAAAAGGTGAAAATGTTGTGGTTGTTACAGATGATTATATGGTGCAAAATGCTTTAAAGATACTTAAAATTCCTTTTATTAGTTTATTAAGTCAGGGTATTAAACAGGTGTACAGATGGGTGAAAATATGTACTGGTTGTAAAAAAATATATCCTGAAGAATATAAGGGTAAAGATTGTGAGATATGTGGGTCACCAATTGTAAAGAAAAGAATTAGCAAAAATTAA